In the genome of Mauremys mutica isolate MM-2020 ecotype Southern chromosome 8, ASM2049712v1, whole genome shotgun sequence, one region contains:
- the LOC123376660 gene encoding uncharacterized protein LOC123376660 isoform X1: MIERGTDWDTLQCRLKVKKLRNTYHKMWETNRYSGAAPMSCWFYKELDVMLGGDPTSTAKSSVDTSLAHVPVESGLSQEEGILDEEGEGCSQSQQSDLGEVQTAEWLCRIRKRLRRTKKDFLREVIMHSAAKKQELKEWQDSKKRDQKENAAHQKEATEHLLNVMERQVDTLQVIPSLQMEQLHAHTLLQPLSQNSFPCAPTPPPIHSYQPTSSSFYPKHSTPPSSQQC; encoded by the exons atgatagaaaggggcactgactgggacacattgcagtgcaggTTAAAAGTGAAGAAGCTGAGGAACACTTACCACAAGATGTGGGAGACAAACCGCTACTCTGGTGCTGCGCCCatgagctgctggttctacaaagagctggacgtgatgctcggtggtgaccccacctccactgcgaagtcCTCTGTGGATACTTCGTTGGCTCacgtgccagtcgagagtggactgagccaggaagAGGGAATCTTggatgaagagggggaggggtgtagCCAATCACAGCAGTCAGATCTTGGTGAAGTGCAAAcag CAGAAtggctgtgcagaattagaaagcggctgAGAAGAACTAAGAAGGACTTTCTCCGTGAGGTTATAATGCACTCCGCAGccaagaaacaggaattgaaggagtggcaggacagcaagaagagggaccaaaaggagaatgCAGCCCACCAGAAAGAAGCCACGGAGCACCTTTTAAacgttatggagcgccaagtggacACACTCCAGGTGATACCATCTCTTCAAATGGAGCAGCTCCATGCCCACACTCTCCTGCAGccactgtcacaaaactctttcccatgtgccCCTACCCCCCCGCCAATACATTCTTATCAACCTACTAGCTCCAGTTTCTACCCaaagcattccactcctccctcctcacagcagtgttga
- the LOC123376660 gene encoding uncharacterized protein LOC123376660 isoform X2, with product MIERGTDWDTLQCRLKVKKLRNTYHKMWETNRYSGAAPMSCWFYKELDVMLGGDPTSTAKSSVDTSLAHVPVESGLSQEEGILDEEGEGCSQSQQSDLGEVQTEWLCRIRKRLRRTKKDFLREVIMHSAAKKQELKEWQDSKKRDQKENAAHQKEATEHLLNVMERQVDTLQVIPSLQMEQLHAHTLLQPLSQNSFPCAPTPPPIHSYQPTSSSFYPKHSTPPSSQQC from the exons atgatagaaaggggcactgactgggacacattgcagtgcaggTTAAAAGTGAAGAAGCTGAGGAACACTTACCACAAGATGTGGGAGACAAACCGCTACTCTGGTGCTGCGCCCatgagctgctggttctacaaagagctggacgtgatgctcggtggtgaccccacctccactgcgaagtcCTCTGTGGATACTTCGTTGGCTCacgtgccagtcgagagtggactgagccaggaagAGGGAATCTTggatgaagagggggaggggtgtagCCAATCACAGCAGTCAGATCTTGGTGAAGTGCAAAcag AAtggctgtgcagaattagaaagcggctgAGAAGAACTAAGAAGGACTTTCTCCGTGAGGTTATAATGCACTCCGCAGccaagaaacaggaattgaaggagtggcaggacagcaagaagagggaccaaaaggagaatgCAGCCCACCAGAAAGAAGCCACGGAGCACCTTTTAAacgttatggagcgccaagtggacACACTCCAGGTGATACCATCTCTTCAAATGGAGCAGCTCCATGCCCACACTCTCCTGCAGccactgtcacaaaactctttcccatgtgccCCTACCCCCCCGCCAATACATTCTTATCAACCTACTAGCTCCAGTTTCTACCCaaagcattccactcctccctcctcacagcagtgttga
- the LOC123376660 gene encoding uncharacterized protein LOC123376660 isoform X3: MIERGTDWDTLQCRLKVKKLRNTYHKMWETNRYSGAAPMSCWFYKELDVMLGGDPTSTAKSSVDTSLAHVPVESGLSQEEGILDEEGEGCSQSQQSDLGEVQTESEASLFVIGSRMAVQN, translated from the exons atgatagaaaggggcactgactgggacacattgcagtgcaggTTAAAAGTGAAGAAGCTGAGGAACACTTACCACAAGATGTGGGAGACAAACCGCTACTCTGGTGCTGCGCCCatgagctgctggttctacaaagagctggacgtgatgctcggtggtgaccccacctccactgcgaagtcCTCTGTGGATACTTCGTTGGCTCacgtgccagtcgagagtggactgagccaggaagAGGGAATCTTggatgaagagggggaggggtgtagCCAATCACAGCAGTCAGATCTTGGTGAAGTGCAAAcag agagtgaagcctccctctttgttattggCAGCAGAAtggctgtgcagaattag